A genome region from Gallus gallus isolate bGalGal1 chromosome 9, bGalGal1.mat.broiler.GRCg7b, whole genome shotgun sequence includes the following:
- the ARHGEF4 gene encoding rho guanine nucleotide exchange factor 4 isoform X3: protein MDDQELGFKAGDVIEVMDATNKEWWWGRILDSEGWFPASFVRLRVNQDEPMEDYPVKVEGGKDDDSSSGTRRFGMGQTTKDQMRTNVINEIISTERDYIKHLKDICEGYIKQCRKRADMFTEEQLKTIFGNIEDIYRCQKKFVKALEKKFNKDHPHLSEVGSCFLEYQTEFQIYSEYCNNHPNACMELSRLTKVNKYVYFFEACRLLQKMIDISLDGFLLTPVQKICKYPLQLAELLKYTNPQHRDFKDVEAALNAMKNVARLINERKRRLENIDKIAQWQSSIEDWEGEDVLVRSSELIYSGELTKVSHPQAKSQQRMFFLFDHQLVCCKKDLLRRDILYYKSRINMDDMEILDIEDGKDKDFSISVKNAFKLHCRNTEEVHLFCAKKPEQKQRWLKAFENERRQVQLDQETGFSITEMQKKQAMLNASKQHHTGKPKAVTRPYYDFLMRQKHPTLPTTLPQQQVFMLAEPKRKPSNFWQNISRLTPFRK from the exons ATGGACGACCAAGAGCTGGGGTTCAAGGCTGGCGACGTCATTGAAGTAATGGATGCTACCAACAAGGAGTGGTGGTGGGGAAGGATTCTGGACAGCGAAGGCTGGTTTCCAGCCAGCTTCGTACGG CTCCGAGTGAACCAGGATGAACCCATGGAAGATTACCCTGTAAAGGTAGAGGGTGGCAAAGACGACGACTCCAGCAGTGGTACCCGGCGCTTTGGGATGGGGCAGACCACCAAAGACCAGATGAGAACCAATGTTATCAATGAGATCATAAGCACAGAAAGAGACTACATCAAGCATCTGAAGGACATTTGTGAG GGTTACATTAAGCAGTGCCGCAAAAGAGCCGACATGTTTACAGAAGAACAGCTGAAGACAATCTTTGGGAATATTGAAGACATCTACAGATGCCAGAAGAAATTTGTTAAAGCACTGGAGAAGAAATTCAACAAAGACCACCCACATTTAAGTGAGGTCGGCTCCTGTTTCTTGGAATAC CAAACAGAGTTTCAGATATACTCTGAATACTGCAACAACCACCCCAACGCCTGCATGGAGCTGTCGCGCCTCACCAAAGTCAACAAGTACGTCTACTTCTTCGAAGCCTGCCGCCTGCTGCAGAAGATGATTGACATCTCTCTGGATGGGTTTCTGCTGACACCAGTGCAGAAAATCTGCAAATACCCGCTGCAGCTGGCCGAGCTGCTCAAATACACCAACCCTCAGCACAG GGATTTTAAAGACGTTGAAGCTGCCTTAAATGCCATGAAGAACGTTGCTCGGCTCATCAACGAGAGAAAGCGGCGACTGGAGAACATCGACAAAATTGCTCAGTGGCAAAGCTCCATAGAAGACTGGGAG GGTGAAGATGTTCTCGTTAGAAGCTCAGAACTCATCTATTCTGGAGAATTAACCAAAGTCTCCCACCCTCAAGCCAAGAGCCAACAGAGGATGTTCTTCCTCTTTGATCACCAGCTTGTCTGCTGCAAGAAG GACCTTCTGCGCCGGGACATCCTGTATTATAAAAGTCGGATCAACATGGATGATATGGAAATCCTGGACATAGAAGATGGGAAGGACAAGGACTTCAGCATCAGTGTGAAAAACGCATTTAAATTACACTGCCGCAACACTGAGGAGGTCCACTTATTCTGTGCAAAAAAGCCTGAGCAGAAACAGCGCTGGCTGAAGGCCTTTGAGAATGAAAGGAGACAGGTTCAGCTCGACCAGGAGACAG GTTTTTCAATCACAGAGATGCAGAAGAAGCAAGCAATGCTAAATGCCAGCAAGCAGCACCACACAGGGAAGCCAAAGG CTGTCACCAGGCCATACTATGACTTCCTGATGCGACAGAAGCATCCCACCCTGCCTACCAcgctcccacagcagcaggtctTCATGCTGGCAGAGCCCAAGCGCAAACCCTCGAACTTCTGGCAGAACATCAGCAGGCTGACACCCTTCCGGAAATGA